From Flaviflexus ciconiae:
CTTGCTGATGTTGCGAGCGGATTGGAGCCCGGTCGCTCCCTGGACCTGGGATGCGGTGAAGGTGGAGACGTTATCTGGCTGGCAAAAAATGGCTGGACCGCACTCGGTATCGATATTTCGGAGAAAGCAATCGCCCGCGCACGTAGCGCCGCCCAAACTGAAGGTCTTGGTGAAGACCGCGCCCGCTTTGTCGCCGGTGACCTGACCGAGATGAATCTGGATGCTGAGGTTGATCTGGTCTCGGCCAGCTTCTTCCAGTCACCCGTCATGCTCAACCGCACGGCAATCCTTCGCGCTGCCGCGGCCATGGTCGCCCCCGGTGGTCACATCCTCGTTGTCTCGCATGCATCCATGCCCAACCGAAACGGTGACGGACCAAAATTCTCCTCCCCGGAAGAAGAAGTGGAAGCCCTTGGACTGAATGATCGTGACTGGGAACCGCTGATCATCGAAAGCAGGGCGCGAACTCACGCCGGGCGCGACGGGGTGGAAATGGAACTCGAAGACGCAGTCGTCCTCTACCGTAGGAAGAGCTGACGG
This genomic window contains:
- a CDS encoding class I SAM-dependent methyltransferase, with the protein product MGHHEHNHEDSDTNPAEYWDRRYGEAEPIWTGKVNKVLADVASGLEPGRSLDLGCGEGGDVIWLAKNGWTALGIDISEKAIARARSAAQTEGLGEDRARFVAGDLTEMNLDAEVDLVSASFFQSPVMLNRTAILRAAAAMVAPGGHILVVSHASMPNRNGDGPKFSSPEEEVEALGLNDRDWEPLIIESRARTHAGRDGVEMELEDAVVLYRRKS